From Sulfitobacter sp. THAF37, one genomic window encodes:
- a CDS encoding DUF262 domain-containing protein — protein sequence MYHPGGTIEKAVNEISKNNYVLPAIQREFVWRPEQIERLFDSLMQGYPFGAFLFWKVQPETATEFQFYDFVRNYNEFKGVHSPKVEVPKGLGVTAVLDGQQRLTALNIGLRGSMRLKLKGKHKKNPEAYPVRYLYINLLHDGSETENGVFYEFKFLEPQAAENDQEKCWFQVGKILDFSSLAAIPDLVEEEYDFDKEQRKTARTTLNRLFEVIRSNPNVAYYEEASQELNRVLNIFIRLNSGGTILSYSDLLLSIAVAQWTELDAREEIHSLVDTLNDIGAGFNFSHDFVLKAGLMLSDIASVGFKVDNFSKKNMALLQDNWPAIRSALTRTVQLASSFGLSGANLRAESSLLPIAYFLYKIESPEGFEIKGKYKKDRAAIRGWLFRSLLKPSGIWGSGLDTLLTALRDVLKKTPDTAFPSTALASVMSKRGKQLSFSDDEVYELLDMSYGDKRTFLLLSMLFPHVDLNNQFHVDHVFPISRFTPSKLTKGGFPDEIQEEMKDWANTVANLQLLEGQLNKEKNATLPKAWLKENFESKKARANYCDLHSLGDVPDDLDGFIDFAKARYERLFEDLYVELGSSKTT from the coding sequence ATGTATCACCCGGGCGGGACGATTGAAAAAGCAGTCAATGAAATCTCCAAGAACAACTATGTTCTACCCGCCATCCAACGTGAGTTCGTGTGGCGTCCGGAACAAATCGAGCGCCTTTTTGATAGCTTGATGCAAGGCTACCCATTTGGGGCCTTCCTCTTCTGGAAGGTTCAGCCAGAAACAGCAACTGAATTTCAGTTTTACGATTTCGTCAGAAATTACAACGAATTCAAAGGCGTACACAGCCCAAAGGTAGAGGTTCCTAAGGGCCTAGGAGTAACCGCCGTACTTGACGGACAACAACGCCTCACTGCTCTGAATATTGGTCTACGCGGGTCGATGCGATTGAAGCTCAAGGGAAAGCACAAGAAAAACCCGGAGGCTTACCCGGTACGGTACCTATACATCAACCTACTGCATGACGGCAGCGAGACTGAAAACGGGGTTTTCTACGAGTTTAAATTCTTGGAGCCTCAAGCGGCTGAAAATGATCAGGAAAAATGCTGGTTTCAGGTCGGAAAAATTCTGGATTTTTCCAGTCTGGCTGCGATCCCCGATCTTGTTGAAGAAGAATACGATTTCGACAAGGAACAGAGGAAAACTGCCCGAACCACTCTTAATCGCCTCTTTGAGGTAATTCGCTCTAACCCGAATGTGGCATACTACGAGGAAGCCTCTCAAGAGCTGAACCGTGTTCTCAACATTTTCATCCGCCTCAACTCTGGTGGAACGATTTTGAGTTACTCTGACTTGCTGCTTTCCATCGCCGTTGCCCAATGGACAGAACTGGATGCGAGAGAAGAGATTCATTCATTGGTGGATACGCTGAATGACATAGGCGCTGGTTTCAACTTCAGCCATGACTTTGTCCTTAAGGCTGGTCTGATGCTATCAGACATCGCCAGCGTCGGCTTCAAAGTTGATAACTTTTCCAAGAAAAATATGGCGCTTCTGCAGGACAACTGGCCAGCAATTCGATCTGCCCTCACTCGCACCGTTCAACTGGCATCAAGCTTTGGGCTGTCTGGAGCCAATCTCCGAGCTGAAAGCTCACTACTTCCGATTGCTTACTTCCTGTACAAAATTGAAAGCCCAGAGGGCTTTGAAATCAAAGGTAAATATAAGAAGGATCGTGCTGCCATACGGGGCTGGTTGTTCCGCTCCCTGCTGAAACCATCTGGTATCTGGGGCAGCGGTCTAGATACCCTGTTGACCGCGTTGCGCGATGTACTGAAGAAAACGCCCGACACGGCATTTCCCTCCACCGCTCTTGCCTCCGTCATGTCTAAACGAGGCAAACAGCTCTCGTTCAGCGATGATGAAGTGTATGAATTGCTAGACATGAGCTATGGCGACAAGCGGACTTTCTTGCTGCTTTCAATGCTCTTCCCTCACGTCGATTTAAACAACCAGTTCCATGTAGATCATGTCTTCCCAATTTCGCGCTTTACACCAAGCAAGCTGACGAAGGGCGGCTTCCCTGATGAAATTCAAGAAGAAATGAAGGATTGGGCAAACACAGTGGCAAACCTTCAACTTTTGGAAGGCCAGCTCAACAAAGAAAAAAATGCCACTCTTCCCAAGGCTTGGCTGAAGGAAAACTTCGAGAGCAAGAAGGCCAGGGCCAATTATTGCGATCTGCACTCTCTGGGTGACGTTCCCGACGATCTTGACGGGTTCATAGACTTCGCCAAGGCAAGATATGAACGGCTTTTTGAGGACCTCTACGTCGAACTTGGGTCTTCAAAAACCACATAG
- a CDS encoding ArdC family protein: MTAEKFDVYTHVTNQIIAQIEAGTPPWRKPWTGGGAGVSLPERFNGEAYRGINILMLWATAMAKDYSSARWMTFNQAKQLGGHVRKGEKSAIVVKYGTVEREDENGEERQIPYAKAYRVFNADQIEGLPAEFYILPDPPRDLGTEADPELEAFFAATGAKIDVTEEPRAYYNIKTDRIHMPPIATFYRAAGYFGTLAHETIHWTGATKRLDRLGRFNDRKAYAFEELVAEIGNCMLCAQIGVEPEFDQSAAYVEGWLEAMKEDSRAIFRAASEAQKAVDYIMERTARSDRMAAE; encoded by the coding sequence ATGACCGCAGAGAAGTTTGACGTTTATACCCATGTCACCAATCAGATCATCGCGCAGATCGAGGCGGGGACGCCGCCCTGGCGCAAGCCGTGGACTGGCGGAGGGGCAGGGGTCAGCCTGCCGGAACGGTTCAACGGCGAGGCTTATCGGGGGATCAACATCCTGATGCTCTGGGCAACGGCAATGGCCAAGGACTACAGTTCAGCCCGCTGGATGACGTTTAATCAGGCCAAGCAGCTTGGGGGCCATGTCCGCAAGGGCGAAAAATCCGCAATCGTGGTGAAATACGGCACCGTCGAGCGCGAGGACGAAAACGGCGAGGAACGCCAGATCCCCTATGCCAAGGCCTACCGCGTGTTCAACGCCGACCAGATCGAGGGCTTGCCCGCTGAATTTTACATCTTGCCCGATCCGCCGCGCGATCTTGGGACTGAGGCCGACCCCGAGCTGGAGGCGTTCTTTGCCGCGACAGGTGCGAAGATCGACGTGACCGAGGAGCCGCGCGCCTACTACAACATCAAGACCGACCGCATCCACATGCCGCCGATTGCTACGTTTTATCGGGCAGCTGGGTATTTTGGCACCTTGGCCCACGAGACAATCCACTGGACAGGCGCGACAAAGCGGCTGGACCGTTTGGGCCGGTTCAATGACCGGAAGGCCTATGCATTCGAGGAGCTGGTCGCGGAGATTGGCAACTGCATGCTTTGCGCGCAGATCGGGGTGGAGCCTGAGTTCGACCAGAGCGCCGCTTATGTCGAAGGGTGGCTTGAAGCAATGAAGGAAGACAGCCGCGCGATTTTCCGCGCCGCGTCAGAGGCGCAGAAGGCGGTGGATTACATCATGGAGCGCACCGCCCGGAGCGACCGGATGGCCGCCGAGTAA